From the Deltaproteobacteria bacterium genome, the window TCAAAGGTCGCCATATGAATCTTACCGACCCCCTCGCGCCCTTGCTCAACATAGCGGCGCAACACGTAGGTTACCGCGCTAAAAGCAATCTCATCCCATGGGATCTCATCGAGCTTAAAAAGCTTCGTTTCCAAGGTTTCTATTCCAGGTTTAAAGTCGGTTGCTGACTTTAGGTCCGCGAGAAAGAACATTTGGACCTGGCTGATGTGAAGCACACTGTAGACAACAAAAAGGGGCCCCAGTTTTACTTTTGCGAAGGCTTCCTCGTAAGTTTCGCGCAAAGCCCCCTCCTCCAAAGATTCCCCTTTCTCCATAAACCCAGCCGGCACGGTCCACAGACCATGCTGGGGTTCAATCGCCCTACGGCACAAGAGGACGCTGTCCTTCCAGATGGGCAGGCATCCGGCAATGATTCGCGGATTCTCGTAATGTATACGAGCACAGCCCTCACACACCGCCCGTTCACGGTTGTCACCCTCCGGCACACGGTAAACGACCTTTTCCCCACATGCGCTACAGAACTTCACAAAATACCCCTTCGAACTTGTATGTTAACTTGGCTCGTTATAGCCCACAGCT encodes:
- a CDS encoding NUDIX hydrolase, with protein sequence MKFCSACGEKVVYRVPEGDNRERAVCEGCARIHYENPRIIAGCLPIWKDSVLLCRRAIEPQHGLWTVPAGFMEKGESLEEGALRETYEEAFAKVKLGPLFVVYSVLHISQVQMFFLADLKSATDFKPGIETLETKLFKLDEIPWDEIAFSAVTYVLRRYVEQGREGVGKIHMATFDKARDGY